Proteins co-encoded in one Rhopalosiphum maidis isolate BTI-1 chromosome 2, ASM367621v3, whole genome shotgun sequence genomic window:
- the LOC113554065 gene encoding uncharacterized protein LOC113554065, whose product MDPATVALILSFSALAVAATGKPPNGRGAFGYPDDEHVIITQYGPMRYEPITADQMNRPYDGDGKSASSGRGYYKAEVIPLDMNTWKPAAGADGRWVGRSAAGGRTDSFDVPLRVGYSVRPAARRRRHDYLQLAGYRPRPQQPQWFHHQPAVPRRRIDTDPLEVPIRPRFFEGRAQFA is encoded by the coding sequence ATGGACCCAGCGACGGTCGCGCTGATATTGTCTTTCTCGGCGCTCGCCGTTGCTGCCACTGGCAAACCGCCGAACGGCCGCGGCGCATTCGGTTACCCGGACGACGAGCACGTGATCATCACTCAGTACGGACCGATGCGGTACGAACCGATCACCGCCGACCAGATGAACAGACCGTACGACGGCGACGGGAAATCCGCTTCGTCCGGCCGCGGCTATTACAAGGCCGAGGTGATACCGTTGGACATGAACACCTGGAAGCCCGCGGCCGGCGCCGACGGCCGTTGGGTCGGCAGATCGGCCGCCGGTGGCCGGACCGATTCGTTCGACGTGCCGCTCCGGGTCGGATATTCGGTGCGGCCCGCGGCCCGACGACGCCGACACGATTACTTGCAGTTGGCGGGTTATCGGCCGCGACCGCAGCAACCGCAGTGGTTCCATCATCAGCCGGCCGTCCCACGCCGACGCATCGACACCGATCCTCTGGAGGTACCGATCCGACCGCG
- the LOC113551146 gene encoding glycerol-3-phosphate acyltransferase 1, mitochondrial isoform X2: MDLHKSDEMVETLSTGFQNLYNKYTRSENGPQDNGRCSIYIVPVNKKSSNTTDDTQGFQRYRPKARKSFVFNVKQLCQSKHWKWEIMRQSRLRPSTGQGCPICIPNTSRGNERVVSNLKNLLDIYNIGAVKKSMFGSFVDDLKFFYQLKSQEYKYIYDEVLEDEVVVKAISTVARNVCDDSADGDSRFDEETRTQQANTRRILTVISANAKNWVYKVIGWFTYRVISLLATSLVVQPSQIDRVREVEQSGLPVIYLPLHKSHMDYILLGLVLTMNNIKPPLVAAGENLRVFFISKLLSFLGAFYIKRHVDTKKDQLYWSVLSSYIKNSMKNGHHIEFFLEGARTRSGKCGVPKAGLLSIIVDAYREKVIEDAWIIPVSMNYDRILEGNFVREQLGQPKKKETFFVAISTFIKAICSHYGIMRVDFNKPYRLRDLYESIDKLTQLENESLNKNGMEVMSATISYKNTVDKMAKHIVYDCWKSTPIMSTHAVCFLLLNKYRNGTTLEQLAKDILNLRSKLTQGDRDIGFSGRSIEVIKHAINLLGPKLVVYENTDEGYFIKPILDVSALIELSYYANNLISHFMHQSIVALSICKLVGMDFLNKTITETKISRNELVEDVLFLINLLQFDFVFIKPCDSLDDIVETVIRNFEEEEIILIDMMLEEERHGHNLAKLLNCDSDDDDYPQPHVEIDVKYRVNINEDSLNRLHFYRSVMMPYLECMAESAGSFLALSENSVTEREHIQTILNQMHENLEEGILSCGESISVDTIKHSFLAFERFNCLQITTKDNIKTLHVVNDQSSEVNTGMQNMSEYIEEFVKQII; this comes from the exons ATCTGACGAGATGGTGGAAACGCTATCAACTGGTTTTCAAAACCTTTACAACAAGTACACCAGATCAGAAAACGGACCGCAGGACAACGGCAGATGTAGTATATACATAGTGCCGGTGAACAAAAAATCCTCCAATACCACTGACGACACACAAGGTTTTCAGCGATATCGTCCAAAAGCCCGCAAATCTTTTGTGTTCAATGTAAAACAACTGTGCCAATCCAAACATTGGAAATGGGAAATTATGAGACAGAGCCGATTGCGTCCATCCACAGGACAGGGTTGTCCGATCTGCATACCC AACACGTCGAGGGGTAATGAACGAGTCGTATCGAATTTAAAGAACTTATTGGACATATACAACATCGGCGCCGTTAAAAAGTCAATGTTTGGTAGTTTTGTCGACGATTTAAAGTTTTTCTATCAGCTCAAAAGCCAAGagtacaaatacatatatgaCGAA GTTCTGGAAGATGAAGTTGTAGTGAAAGCAATTAGCACAGTCGCACGTAATGTGTGTGATGATTCGGCGGACGGCGATAGCCGATTTGACGAAGAGACGAGAACACAGCAAGCAAACACGAGGCGCATACTAACGGTCATAAGTGCAAATGCGAAAAACTGGGTCTACAA GGTAATCGGTTGGTTCACGTACCGGGTGATCTCGTTGTTGGCGACTAGCCTCGTGGTCCAGCCTTCTCAAATCGACAGGGTCAGGGAAGTAGAACAGAGTGGCCTAcccgttatttatttaccgtTGCACAAGAGTCACATGGACTATATACTTTTGGGATTAGTGTTGACGATGAATAACATCAAACCACCTCTAGTAGCGGCTGGAGAGAACCTTAGGGTTTTCTtcattag taaactgTTGAGTTTTTTGGGAGCGTTTTACATCAAGAGACATGTAGATACAAAAAAAGATCAATTGTATTGGTCAGTTTTGagcagttatattaaaaacagtatGAAAAATGGACACCATATAGAATTCTTTTTAGAAGGTGCCAGAACTAGAAGTGGAAAGTGTGGCGTACCTAAAG CTGGTTTATTGAGTATCATAGTGGATGCTTACCGTGAAAAAGTTATTGAAGATGCGTGGATTATCCCTGTTTCTATGAATTACGACCGAATATTGGAAGGTAATTTTGTGAGAGAACAACTTGGCCAACCAAAAAAGAAGGAAACTTTTTTTGTTGCAATATCAACATTCATTAAAGCTATTTGCTCACACTATGGAATTATGAGAGTGGATTTTAATAAGCCTTATAGATTACga gaTTTATATGAATCAATTGATAAATTGACACAATTAGAAAATGAATCATTAAATAAGAATGGTATGGAAGTGATGTCTGCAactatttcttataaaaatacagtagaCAAAATGGCAAAACATATTgtttatg attgTTGGAAATCAACTCCTATAATGTCAACACATGCAGTGTgctttttacttttgaataaGTATAGAAATGGTACTACTTTAGAACAATTGGCTAAGGATATATTGAATTTGCGTAGTAAATTGACTCAAGGCGATAGAGATATTGGTTTCAGTGGAAGGTCCATAGAAGTTATCAAACATGCA aTTAATCTTTTAGGGCCAAAATTAGttgtatatgaaaatactGACGAGggctattttattaaaccaatTCTCGATGTATCAGCCTTAATAGAACTGTCATATTACGCAAATAATCTTATTTCCCATTTTATGCATCAATCAATAGTGG ctCTTTCAATATGTAAATTAGTCGGTATGGATTTTTTGAACAAAACTATAACAGAAACAAAAATCTCAAGGAATGAATTGGTTGAAGAcgtattatttcttatcaatttattacaatttgattttgtttttattaaacctTGTGATAGTCTTGATGATATTGTGGAAACAGTGATTAGAAATTTCGAGGAAGaggaaattattttgatcGATATG atgctCGAAGAAGAGAGACATGGCCATAATTTagcaaaattgttaaattgtgATTCCGATGATGATGATTATCCACAGCCACATGTTGAAATTGATGTTAAATATCgc GTTAACATTAATGAAGATAGTTTGAatagattacatttttatcgatCAGTTATGATGCCATACTTAGAATGTATGGCTGAAAGTGCTGGAAGTTTTCTTGCTTTGTCAGAAAATTCAGTGACAGAACGTGAGcatatacaaacaattttaaaccaaATGCATGAAAATTTAGAAGAGGGTATTTTGTCAtgtg GTGAAAGTATATCTGTGGATACCATAAAACATTCGTTTTTAGCGTTTGAaagatttaattgtttacaaattacaacaaaagaCAATATTAAGACATTACATGTTGTTAATGACCAATCCAGTGAGGTAAATACTGGAATGCAGAATATGTCAGAATATATTGAAGAATTTGTaaagcaaataatttaa
- the LOC113551146 gene encoding glycerol-3-phosphate acyltransferase 1, mitochondrial isoform X3: MRSDEMVETLSTGFQNLYNKYTRSENGPQDNGRCSIYIVPVNKKSSNTTDDTQGFQRYRPKARKSFVFNVKQLCQSKHWKWEIMRQSRLRPSTGQGCPICIPNTSRGNERVVSNLKNLLDIYNIGAVKKSMFGSFVDDLKFFYQLKSQEYKYIYDEVLEDEVVVKAISTVARNVCDDSADGDSRFDEETRTQQANTRRILTVISANAKNWVYKVIGWFTYRVISLLATSLVVQPSQIDRVREVEQSGLPVIYLPLHKSHMDYILLGLVLTMNNIKPPLVAAGENLRVFFISKLLSFLGAFYIKRHVDTKKDQLYWSVLSSYIKNSMKNGHHIEFFLEGARTRSGKCGVPKAGLLSIIVDAYREKVIEDAWIIPVSMNYDRILEGNFVREQLGQPKKKETFFVAISTFIKAICSHYGIMRVDFNKPYRLRDLYESIDKLTQLENESLNKNGMEVMSATISYKNTVDKMAKHIVYDCWKSTPIMSTHAVCFLLLNKYRNGTTLEQLAKDILNLRSKLTQGDRDIGFSGRSIEVIKHAINLLGPKLVVYENTDEGYFIKPILDVSALIELSYYANNLISHFMHQSIVALSICKLVGMDFLNKTITETKISRNELVEDVLFLINLLQFDFVFIKPCDSLDDIVETVIRNFEEEEIILIDMMLEEERHGHNLAKLLNCDSDDDDYPQPHVEIDVKYRVNINEDSLNRLHFYRSVMMPYLECMAESAGSFLALSENSVTEREHIQTILNQMHENLEEGILSCGESISVDTIKHSFLAFERFNCLQITTKDNIKTLHVVNDQSSEVNTGMQNMSEYIEEFVKQII; encoded by the exons atgaG ATCTGACGAGATGGTGGAAACGCTATCAACTGGTTTTCAAAACCTTTACAACAAGTACACCAGATCAGAAAACGGACCGCAGGACAACGGCAGATGTAGTATATACATAGTGCCGGTGAACAAAAAATCCTCCAATACCACTGACGACACACAAGGTTTTCAGCGATATCGTCCAAAAGCCCGCAAATCTTTTGTGTTCAATGTAAAACAACTGTGCCAATCCAAACATTGGAAATGGGAAATTATGAGACAGAGCCGATTGCGTCCATCCACAGGACAGGGTTGTCCGATCTGCATACCC AACACGTCGAGGGGTAATGAACGAGTCGTATCGAATTTAAAGAACTTATTGGACATATACAACATCGGCGCCGTTAAAAAGTCAATGTTTGGTAGTTTTGTCGACGATTTAAAGTTTTTCTATCAGCTCAAAAGCCAAGagtacaaatacatatatgaCGAA GTTCTGGAAGATGAAGTTGTAGTGAAAGCAATTAGCACAGTCGCACGTAATGTGTGTGATGATTCGGCGGACGGCGATAGCCGATTTGACGAAGAGACGAGAACACAGCAAGCAAACACGAGGCGCATACTAACGGTCATAAGTGCAAATGCGAAAAACTGGGTCTACAA GGTAATCGGTTGGTTCACGTACCGGGTGATCTCGTTGTTGGCGACTAGCCTCGTGGTCCAGCCTTCTCAAATCGACAGGGTCAGGGAAGTAGAACAGAGTGGCCTAcccgttatttatttaccgtTGCACAAGAGTCACATGGACTATATACTTTTGGGATTAGTGTTGACGATGAATAACATCAAACCACCTCTAGTAGCGGCTGGAGAGAACCTTAGGGTTTTCTtcattag taaactgTTGAGTTTTTTGGGAGCGTTTTACATCAAGAGACATGTAGATACAAAAAAAGATCAATTGTATTGGTCAGTTTTGagcagttatattaaaaacagtatGAAAAATGGACACCATATAGAATTCTTTTTAGAAGGTGCCAGAACTAGAAGTGGAAAGTGTGGCGTACCTAAAG CTGGTTTATTGAGTATCATAGTGGATGCTTACCGTGAAAAAGTTATTGAAGATGCGTGGATTATCCCTGTTTCTATGAATTACGACCGAATATTGGAAGGTAATTTTGTGAGAGAACAACTTGGCCAACCAAAAAAGAAGGAAACTTTTTTTGTTGCAATATCAACATTCATTAAAGCTATTTGCTCACACTATGGAATTATGAGAGTGGATTTTAATAAGCCTTATAGATTACga gaTTTATATGAATCAATTGATAAATTGACACAATTAGAAAATGAATCATTAAATAAGAATGGTATGGAAGTGATGTCTGCAactatttcttataaaaatacagtagaCAAAATGGCAAAACATATTgtttatg attgTTGGAAATCAACTCCTATAATGTCAACACATGCAGTGTgctttttacttttgaataaGTATAGAAATGGTACTACTTTAGAACAATTGGCTAAGGATATATTGAATTTGCGTAGTAAATTGACTCAAGGCGATAGAGATATTGGTTTCAGTGGAAGGTCCATAGAAGTTATCAAACATGCA aTTAATCTTTTAGGGCCAAAATTAGttgtatatgaaaatactGACGAGggctattttattaaaccaatTCTCGATGTATCAGCCTTAATAGAACTGTCATATTACGCAAATAATCTTATTTCCCATTTTATGCATCAATCAATAGTGG ctCTTTCAATATGTAAATTAGTCGGTATGGATTTTTTGAACAAAACTATAACAGAAACAAAAATCTCAAGGAATGAATTGGTTGAAGAcgtattatttcttatcaatttattacaatttgattttgtttttattaaacctTGTGATAGTCTTGATGATATTGTGGAAACAGTGATTAGAAATTTCGAGGAAGaggaaattattttgatcGATATG atgctCGAAGAAGAGAGACATGGCCATAATTTagcaaaattgttaaattgtgATTCCGATGATGATGATTATCCACAGCCACATGTTGAAATTGATGTTAAATATCgc GTTAACATTAATGAAGATAGTTTGAatagattacatttttatcgatCAGTTATGATGCCATACTTAGAATGTATGGCTGAAAGTGCTGGAAGTTTTCTTGCTTTGTCAGAAAATTCAGTGACAGAACGTGAGcatatacaaacaattttaaaccaaATGCATGAAAATTTAGAAGAGGGTATTTTGTCAtgtg GTGAAAGTATATCTGTGGATACCATAAAACATTCGTTTTTAGCGTTTGAaagatttaattgtttacaaattacaacaaaagaCAATATTAAGACATTACATGTTGTTAATGACCAATCCAGTGAGGTAAATACTGGAATGCAGAATATGTCAGAATATATTGAAGAATTTGTaaagcaaataatttaa
- the LOC113551146 gene encoding glycerol-3-phosphate acyltransferase 1, mitochondrial isoform X1 has translation MAVVFTWFISLFISDEMVETLSTGFQNLYNKYTRSENGPQDNGRCSIYIVPVNKKSSNTTDDTQGFQRYRPKARKSFVFNVKQLCQSKHWKWEIMRQSRLRPSTGQGCPICIPNTSRGNERVVSNLKNLLDIYNIGAVKKSMFGSFVDDLKFFYQLKSQEYKYIYDEVLEDEVVVKAISTVARNVCDDSADGDSRFDEETRTQQANTRRILTVISANAKNWVYKVIGWFTYRVISLLATSLVVQPSQIDRVREVEQSGLPVIYLPLHKSHMDYILLGLVLTMNNIKPPLVAAGENLRVFFISKLLSFLGAFYIKRHVDTKKDQLYWSVLSSYIKNSMKNGHHIEFFLEGARTRSGKCGVPKAGLLSIIVDAYREKVIEDAWIIPVSMNYDRILEGNFVREQLGQPKKKETFFVAISTFIKAICSHYGIMRVDFNKPYRLRDLYESIDKLTQLENESLNKNGMEVMSATISYKNTVDKMAKHIVYDCWKSTPIMSTHAVCFLLLNKYRNGTTLEQLAKDILNLRSKLTQGDRDIGFSGRSIEVIKHAINLLGPKLVVYENTDEGYFIKPILDVSALIELSYYANNLISHFMHQSIVALSICKLVGMDFLNKTITETKISRNELVEDVLFLINLLQFDFVFIKPCDSLDDIVETVIRNFEEEEIILIDMMLEEERHGHNLAKLLNCDSDDDDYPQPHVEIDVKYRVNINEDSLNRLHFYRSVMMPYLECMAESAGSFLALSENSVTEREHIQTILNQMHENLEEGILSCGESISVDTIKHSFLAFERFNCLQITTKDNIKTLHVVNDQSSEVNTGMQNMSEYIEEFVKQII, from the exons ATCTGACGAGATGGTGGAAACGCTATCAACTGGTTTTCAAAACCTTTACAACAAGTACACCAGATCAGAAAACGGACCGCAGGACAACGGCAGATGTAGTATATACATAGTGCCGGTGAACAAAAAATCCTCCAATACCACTGACGACACACAAGGTTTTCAGCGATATCGTCCAAAAGCCCGCAAATCTTTTGTGTTCAATGTAAAACAACTGTGCCAATCCAAACATTGGAAATGGGAAATTATGAGACAGAGCCGATTGCGTCCATCCACAGGACAGGGTTGTCCGATCTGCATACCC AACACGTCGAGGGGTAATGAACGAGTCGTATCGAATTTAAAGAACTTATTGGACATATACAACATCGGCGCCGTTAAAAAGTCAATGTTTGGTAGTTTTGTCGACGATTTAAAGTTTTTCTATCAGCTCAAAAGCCAAGagtacaaatacatatatgaCGAA GTTCTGGAAGATGAAGTTGTAGTGAAAGCAATTAGCACAGTCGCACGTAATGTGTGTGATGATTCGGCGGACGGCGATAGCCGATTTGACGAAGAGACGAGAACACAGCAAGCAAACACGAGGCGCATACTAACGGTCATAAGTGCAAATGCGAAAAACTGGGTCTACAA GGTAATCGGTTGGTTCACGTACCGGGTGATCTCGTTGTTGGCGACTAGCCTCGTGGTCCAGCCTTCTCAAATCGACAGGGTCAGGGAAGTAGAACAGAGTGGCCTAcccgttatttatttaccgtTGCACAAGAGTCACATGGACTATATACTTTTGGGATTAGTGTTGACGATGAATAACATCAAACCACCTCTAGTAGCGGCTGGAGAGAACCTTAGGGTTTTCTtcattag taaactgTTGAGTTTTTTGGGAGCGTTTTACATCAAGAGACATGTAGATACAAAAAAAGATCAATTGTATTGGTCAGTTTTGagcagttatattaaaaacagtatGAAAAATGGACACCATATAGAATTCTTTTTAGAAGGTGCCAGAACTAGAAGTGGAAAGTGTGGCGTACCTAAAG CTGGTTTATTGAGTATCATAGTGGATGCTTACCGTGAAAAAGTTATTGAAGATGCGTGGATTATCCCTGTTTCTATGAATTACGACCGAATATTGGAAGGTAATTTTGTGAGAGAACAACTTGGCCAACCAAAAAAGAAGGAAACTTTTTTTGTTGCAATATCAACATTCATTAAAGCTATTTGCTCACACTATGGAATTATGAGAGTGGATTTTAATAAGCCTTATAGATTACga gaTTTATATGAATCAATTGATAAATTGACACAATTAGAAAATGAATCATTAAATAAGAATGGTATGGAAGTGATGTCTGCAactatttcttataaaaatacagtagaCAAAATGGCAAAACATATTgtttatg attgTTGGAAATCAACTCCTATAATGTCAACACATGCAGTGTgctttttacttttgaataaGTATAGAAATGGTACTACTTTAGAACAATTGGCTAAGGATATATTGAATTTGCGTAGTAAATTGACTCAAGGCGATAGAGATATTGGTTTCAGTGGAAGGTCCATAGAAGTTATCAAACATGCA aTTAATCTTTTAGGGCCAAAATTAGttgtatatgaaaatactGACGAGggctattttattaaaccaatTCTCGATGTATCAGCCTTAATAGAACTGTCATATTACGCAAATAATCTTATTTCCCATTTTATGCATCAATCAATAGTGG ctCTTTCAATATGTAAATTAGTCGGTATGGATTTTTTGAACAAAACTATAACAGAAACAAAAATCTCAAGGAATGAATTGGTTGAAGAcgtattatttcttatcaatttattacaatttgattttgtttttattaaacctTGTGATAGTCTTGATGATATTGTGGAAACAGTGATTAGAAATTTCGAGGAAGaggaaattattttgatcGATATG atgctCGAAGAAGAGAGACATGGCCATAATTTagcaaaattgttaaattgtgATTCCGATGATGATGATTATCCACAGCCACATGTTGAAATTGATGTTAAATATCgc GTTAACATTAATGAAGATAGTTTGAatagattacatttttatcgatCAGTTATGATGCCATACTTAGAATGTATGGCTGAAAGTGCTGGAAGTTTTCTTGCTTTGTCAGAAAATTCAGTGACAGAACGTGAGcatatacaaacaattttaaaccaaATGCATGAAAATTTAGAAGAGGGTATTTTGTCAtgtg GTGAAAGTATATCTGTGGATACCATAAAACATTCGTTTTTAGCGTTTGAaagatttaattgtttacaaattacaacaaaagaCAATATTAAGACATTACATGTTGTTAATGACCAATCCAGTGAGGTAAATACTGGAATGCAGAATATGTCAGAATATATTGAAGAATTTGTaaagcaaataatttaa